The Balearica regulorum gibbericeps isolate bBalReg1 chromosome 26, bBalReg1.pri, whole genome shotgun sequence genome contains the following window.
TAGGAGGTTAACAAGGCAACTTCTAGCTAATAAACTGGCGCCATTTTAATTGGACATCGTTAACACGCAATAGAAATGGGGACTGGGTACTGTTCTTTTACccttttttcaaagtaaaagtaTACTCCAAGTCCTCCGACTGTGATctttgaaaagccttttttttgcAGATCTGCTCCTAACAACGGCCTACTATGGCTAATTTCCTAATTATTGGAGCTGAGGTTTACAGGCTGAGCTGCCGAGACATGCCCTGGGACAGTCATTCGGAATTTCCGATAACGCTACGTCCTTGCTTTACCAACGGCAACAGTTCTTTTTTGCGAGCAGCAGGTAAACGCGCGATGAGGTGGAATTCAGCACATTACGCAGGATGCTGCTCATTCTTGCGAAGTGCAGTGAACTGGAAATGTAGCTTAGAACTGCTGTAAGGCACCAATAAATGGTGATAGCCTGTGCGCAGCGAGGCCAGCGACCCCCTGAGCGGGCTGGGAAGAGCACGGGTGTGCAGACAGCCCGGGGCAAGGAGGGTGGGTGATGATCCATTCTTTCAGGGGGGTTTGCTTTCTATCCCCTTGTTCccccctggcagcccccagaAGGCAGGAGGTGCCCCATGCTCCTGGCAGGATGAAATGAGCTGCCGGCTAATTGTGCCACCTGACTTTGAAGGCAGCGGCCTTCCATTAATGAGCTCTGGAGTAGAGGCTAAGCAGCTCAGCGCAGGGGAAAGAGAAGCCCGGTCAGACAGCGAGTGAAGCCCAGCCCTGTTGGAAGGGGCTTGCTCTGGCTCTGGGTGCTCAGGAGGGGTTTGCTCTGGCTCTGGGTGCTCGGGCAGAGCTGCGTGTGGGGCCAGGCTCGGCCGGGGCCCTGGCAGGTCCTTTGGCGGTGGCTGCGGCGCTCGTTACGCTGTCCGTGCTTGACAGCACAAGCAAAGTGGGACGAGGCCCTCCAAGCGTTTGATTgagtttgtatttcttttttatggcTCTTTAAGCATCTAGAGGTTATTTGGTGATCCTTGAACAGGACTAATTCTGGCAAAGGGTTTGGCCACAAAGCTCTCGTTAAGGAACCACGAATGTGGGATTTCCAGCAGCCCAAATCCTCCAAGGGTCACCTCTGTAACACTGAGTGATGACAGGCTCAGAGCAGCAGTGACCGTGCTGGTGTTTCAGGAAGCTGTTACCTGCTGTTTGGGGTTACTGGCTTCATCTTTGTAGAAGAGACAAACAGGACTGAGTAAAACACTCTTTTATTAGGTTATGTCAACAATTCAACCCAACAACTCCACTGGCCTGTAAGACAATATATTGACTGAACAGTACttgaacagctgaaaaaagtTGACTATGTCTATCTACCAAAGTGTATTTATGTAGCTGTATTTAGCACTCTGGGGAAAAACACTCACCATAAAACCTTTCAACACTGTCAgccatttaaaataactttttaaaacacaatcACAACTTCTTCAATCTACAAATCTTTCACTAAGACAAAGACGTAAACCTTGTTGAAAGCATTCCTGTGGGACCTGGATTAGCAGCCAGCAAACATGGCATCTTGCAGTTCTCCTGCCACCCCAGAACTAGCTCATATTACTCTTCCTTTCACGATAGCCTTACGCTGTAGACCAAATGCTGTTTACAAGTGTCAGCTCCGTCAATGGGAGCGCAGCTTAAACTCCTTGCCAAGTTATTCAGCTACCGAGCCCCCTCCACGTTAACATTAGCTACTTCGTCCTGCCATTAATAATACAGTAGAATATTAACTTGTTTTATAAATGTGAAACCTAAGATTCCCATATTTATTTAACTTACTGAACTATCAATTCCATTAACGGAAAGAACAATAGAAGTTTTTCACTTCACCTGAAAGCTGAGGTGATGCAAATATGTAGACTTTGATGTTCTAAGGTGAAACTGAAGAGAAGGACGTTCTCCTCAACCCCTACTAAATACTGCCACTTAAACCTGTCAAAGACTACTTGGAAACACATACTTCAAAAAGTGGCACAGCAGAAACTAAATGGATACCTTTATTTCTTGGACTTCTTCACAGGTCCTTTGACTTGCTGGATAATAACTTTCAAGATTTTTTCAATTTTGGCTTTTGTCACTGACTTCCTACAGTACCATACTTGGTCCCATACGGAACAGAGAGGCTTGGGAGCGAGATAAAGTGGATCGTAGTCATGGAGCATATCCAGTGGCCTCCTCTTAGCATACTCCTTATAATCTGTGACTGGGCAGTTACCTGGGTTGTCAGGCCTGGCGAAGAGATGTGGCCGCAGTTCCCCTGCATTTCCCTCTATGCTCAGATCATCCTTCCACTCCAAGTACTCCAGCTCCCCCTCATTCTTCCTCAGTACAAGCTGTCCCCAGTACAGATTGTGGCTCCGACTGTGTGTGCTTGCCCCAAACCCCCTAATGATATTTGTGAACATGAGATGCAGAAAGCTCTGCGGGTGTGCCTTACTTAGAAGTCCCTTCTTATGAAGACCTTCCACATCTTCATCTGTCAGGTTCTCCAAAATACTCcactctccctctctctctttctgagaTAGGTGCTGCTGCTTTAGTTTCAAGGCTTCCTGAGACGCTCGGAATTCCAACCCTCTAACCACGCTGTACTCATAGTTGTGATCTTTCAGGTGTCTCTCGATGCTGCTCTGAAAGAAGTGCAAAGAACTGGCAGAAAAATCGGTGCCGTTCTGTCTCTTTGCAGAACTGTAGAATAAGGCTAGGTAATTATCGAGGTCTTCGGGTGGCAGCTTATAAATCTCACGCGTTTCAGAAGGGCAATGTAAAACCAGCcagtctttgaaaatttttataTCGCCAGTGTTAcggtttctctttttctccaacTTCTTCAACACATCTAAAAGACAAGGCACAGCTTTGTGTACAGCACGGACTTAGAGGGAGATCAGTGAAATATAAGGAGATGCAGAATAACATTCaccttccttttaaaactgattCAGAGATTATGGGACTTTCACAAACCCCATCCTTAAAGCTTTGGTTTAGATCTGTGTCCTCAACAAGCCAGCCAGCACCCCGACAGCACCAGCATAGACACGGAAAGGATTGCctcctttcctgttctttctcaCTTGGCTGGTGAATCTGCACACTACCGTGTAGGTATATTTAagatattctttctttttgaagtatGTCTAAATGGGAGCGAATGAGTCCCTAATGAGATTTAATCATTGAATGTCATTGTGGGGTGCACATGTGGAAAGCATCAGTGCAAGTTCCATGGGCCTTCTCAGACAGGACCGGAGAGCGGAACTGTCATCGGTGCCTTGGCTTGACATTGAACTTCACCCTGGCTCATTTTGGAGTTGACCCTCGGGGTGTGCTGTGGGACCACACTTGTGGGACCAGTTGTGTAACCAGTGGCTGCGGTCCTGAGCCTGCAGCGCTGGTTACGAAGCCCGAGCAACCCCAAACAGACTTGATATACTTCTATCAATGTATTTCTTGGCAGGGGCTAAACTCTGCTCTGTTAAAATAGATGGGAGTTGGCCTGTATGTGGATCTTGTGACCTAAGCAGCATCTACTTCATATGTTCAAAGTGTTGTACAAGGCattatgcaaaatatattttaaagcatttgactttaccaaaaaaatctgttcagagCAAGAGAGCTCTCagagtgaaataaaaacattaaccAAAGTTAGGGGTAGTGGATAGtaaggaagaacaaaaagatgAGTAAAAgcgtatttttttaaaaaggattgcCAGGATTCCAGTTGGGTTCCCTCTCAAGTTGCTATGGCAATACCATATCTACCTAGTTCGATGTAGCatgagaaattaattctttggaTTGCTGAAAAGCTCCATCTGCTTGCCTGTGACTTTTCCAGGGCTAAAGAGAGGTAGCTTGAAAAGGGTTCTAGAGCCAACAGCTAGAGATTCCTTAGTCAGTATCTTAACATGCTGTGGCTCCACTGAGGTGGAGCCTACTgatccctgtgctgctggtttgggttttttgcttgctttgttacTGACTGATCTATGTGAAGAGATGAATGGCTTGTAAATCAATACACGCAGGGACCTCGCTTGAGCCATAAGCCATTTATCTTGGCAGAAACAGCTACTACACAGGCAGTCCCAGATGAATTCCCATCCTTTTGGATGATATGTGTTGTCAGTTACAACACTGGGCACCTGGCATGCCAAGGACAAGGCCATGGGGCCGGGCTGTCAGTGTGGGCACAGGACAGGTTTTGGGGAACATGGAATGGGATTCTCTACTGAGCGCGTGGAAGTGTCGGGGGCTGCTTCTCAGTTAGATGGAGCCAAGGCATTGAGCCACAGGATGGAAAAGAGATAGTCTTACTCCttgaattacattttgaaaatctgcCTCAATGTTTACACCTAAATACTAGCAGGTAAAACCGTAAAGCTGACTAGCCAGCAGTTTACTTGGAATTAATGTGACATAGCACCTGCAGGCACTCAAATCATTACAGATGCAAATTTTGTGGCTTTATTGtaacacttttaaaaacctggacatttgcattttatttaaggTGTTCAATTATTAGATTAAATAACATATATGTACCTGGCATTAAGGCTCCAGTGTATTATAAACATCTATCCTAAAATATGATCATTTATTAAATGAATTACATCGATTTCATTGATGGCTTCCCCACTACTTGCAAAAGAATAGCATAACTTTGATAATGTCCATGCACTGTATGCCAGCTGTTCCTCCTTGTGTGGACAGTTGTTTTACAGCAGGATTAAAACAGCCGCAAGCTAGCCTTCTAAAATCTTTGTCAAACACCATGTTCTTATGATACGGAATCACTTAAAAGATTCTCTGTGCACGGCTTAACCTTGGTATTGGAAGTTCCCTAGTAAGCAGTGTATCTTGCACGTTAATGTTTGAGCAATTATAACTCTTCCCCACTCCAGGAGGATTCCAAGGATAGCGTGTATGAAAATCTTAAAACTCTTAAAAGCACTAAAGCAATTTGTTTAGCGCATGCAATTCAAGATGCAGGATTGAAATTTTGCTCCCATTGCAATTTCTGGGatttttgccattgactttGGTGCAGCCAGAGTTTCAACCacaatttctctgtttcagtgcTTTAAAAGCTACTTCCTCTTTTATTTGTCTCTTGAGACCCGAATTCCCATCTCTGGCTCCAGTTTCTCACAGGGACTCTCTCTTAAGTACAGCCAACATACTATGAGGTGAtaggaagcaaaatgaaagacCAAAGTATTCAAATTGGGCGGTTAAAGCTGGGCCACAGCTGAGTACACACTGGGGTACCTCGGTGAACGTATTATCTATTGAAGTGCTGATTGCTTAAAAGGGACTAAAAAGGTTCCTACCTTAGTAGAAACCAAGTCCCCCAGATTGGAGGCATTTACTTAGATATTACAATACCGATTTTGGCAGCTATATGAACTCACCCTCCGTTAAGATTTTGGGAAAGTGATTAATAGAACGCACCCACAAACCCTTTCAGGAATAAAAATCCAGACTCTTACTTTTGTTTGAAGATGCAGGTGGATAGTCTGTGTTCTTGTTCTCTGGGCTCAGTGAGGCTGAAAGATGGAGTGCATGCCCAGATCCCGACGGTTCACTCTCTTCGATAGGATTTTCAGAAACGTTCCCACTAAAGCCTGTTCCTGGTGTGCCACACTCAGGAGGGCTCAGCTGGAACTGCTGCTGCACATCTACAGTGGCTTCAAACTCAAAGAATGTCACAGAGGCGGGTGACTCAAGTTGGGCCTTTGCTTCACTGTTGGAGACGGGGTCAGATTTTATATGTTCTTTCAGTATTGCTGACCCAGAGGAATTGTTTGCTTTAGAAGTTTCAGTTATGGACCCTGCAGGATTAAGAGGACCTATCCTCAAGAACCTGCTGTCCAGGCCCTCTTGGTTGCTGATGGGGGATTTCAGAATGCAGGCAAGAGTTAGGGGTGGCTTTCCTGCAGGGGCAAAGCCAGATGTTTGGGTGGCTGTTGGCTTGCTAAATGCCATCTTCTGATTGTGATGCATTTGCAAATCTACCTCAGCAGTTCCGCCTTTAGTTGGTGATTCTAACAGAATATTCTGGTTGATTCTGACTCCTTGGTTGTCTTCATCTGATATATACTGTTCTTCATCAGAGATGATTTGCAGATCTTCGTTGTTTTCTAGCTTCACCTTCTGTCTGTCAGTTTTGACTCCACCACcagatactgaaaaatgctgctctgctgcaaagcACAATTTcatggatttgcttttttttttattttctctgggtGATGGTTCATTATGTATTATGTAGACTGTGTCATCTTTCTGCTGAGTGACCCCTGGAGATCTGCTACGTGACCCTGTGCTGACAGCGTCTGCTTTAGCCCTCTCAAAAGATGAGGTCCTCCTGAACCTCTTTTCATCTAAATTAGCTTCCCTTGATGAAGCCTCAGAAGATACtaacctctttctcttttctacagCTTCATTCTCTTCTTTGCTTCTGATGTATAACTTTCCACATTGCCAGTGATACGCATGTCCAACCCCACATATCCAGAGAACAGAATTGTCCTTGCTAGGATGACCCATGTTCTGCACAATTTCCAAGGATGGGATTTGATTGCATATGGTCCCGTGAGTGTGTGCCCAGGTCACAAGATTGGAGAGGTCCATGCGAAGTGAACTGGCATCGCTGCACTTTCCATCACTGACACTCCCATTCTGTAAAAACGTTTGGAGAGAACTTAAGTGAAAGAGAATGTGCATAGAAGAGCAGTCCTGGGGACTGTTTCTAGCCCCATCTCAATAGAGCAGTAATTGTAGATCAGCGATTCCTCTactgattctttttaaaaaccaatttgttcattctttaaaataaatcaatacacTTGTCCACTTTGAAGACCTGGAGGGTAATTTGTGGGCATGGTCCTGGAATGATGAATTTATTCTAGATATAATTTATGCATACCTACGGGCTCTGAGTCCTGATCAAGTAGCTCAGCTTAAGAATTTATCATACCTCAGGTGAGCCACAGCGGCTGTTCACACGCGTGTTCTAAATCCACAGCAGAACCGAGATTAACGCTCTCGCTGAACCACCCCAGCAGCGACCACAGCTCAGCTAACGGAAGGGTCACTTGAAGTACAGTGCTCTGTTTGCAAGTCTGAGTCCTGGGAGCCAAGCAAGCTCGTACGCATGGCCAATTCTGTACTCGCTTATGGAAAATAGCACAGGAAAGTGTCAGGAATCGGCGTCTTGGCCTCCCACCTCCCCACGCCAACAGGGCTATCAGAACCTAAAAACAGACCTTGCATCCACATACctaaaacttgtttttaaaaaattctacaaCTTTTAATGCTGTAACTGATCGTTAGAAACAATTGTCTATGGTCTCATTTATGCTATAAAAGAATACTCACCATACTGCTGTTTTCTATCTCACTGAGCCTTCTCTCAGGTGGAGATCAGTAAGTGACTGTTTGAatactctttctttctctctcagaaCCTAAAATAATCATCATaggtgtgtgtgtctctggcTAGCAGatgcaactaaaaaaaaaaaaaatctggctagCAGATGCAACTAAATTTTTCAATGCTTAGTCCAAAATAAATGCTCCTGCAGAACATGTGCCTTCATTAAGGTGAGCTCCCATTGAGCTCGAATGAACTATATATAGAAAGCTTGACTTGTGTAAATATTTGCAGGATTAGCCTCTACAGCGTACCAAtcaaagttaaaacaaaatataaatattgaaaatagaATTCTAAAAACCAGACTCTGGGAGATGTTCCTTTCAGCACTGGCACTTTGAACACAGGCTGTGGTTAGCAATCTTTACTTCTCCAAATAGTgaactgcagaaagagaagtaCCAGAAATAGTGAAGCTAGTTCAGATTCTGACATTatctgacttttcaaatattaaaaaaggaggTAGTTTCCTaactaaagaatttttttcatatgtaacTTATATTTACTAGAGACTACATCTGAAATTCTCCCATCTGTTTTGAAACGGTCTATGTAGTAGTCTAGAAAGTCATCATAATTTCTGTGTAACAGGCTAGAGAAGAACAATCGGTCACATAACTTACCATCAACATACATATTGCAAGACAGCCAAGAAGCCCTACGATTCTATGTGACTGATAGTGCATGCATTTACGTTCATAATGGCAGTCTTTGCTCCAGGCATCTTAGTCTATTATTAATTAACAGCTTTGCATTTAGTGGTGGTAAAAGATGCCAGACTGAAAACACTGGACACAGGAATCTTGTCTAAACTGGTTCTTTGAGCAGTTCTGGCCTAAATGTGACGCAGCTTCCTGGTGAGAAGAGGCCCTTGGTGGCTTTGAAGGTGAGCACGCACTTGCAGACAGCCGAGCACATGTCCTCACTGGGTACGTCAGCTTGAGCCTCCGGTTCTCCTGCTCTGCATGCTCCTGTTCTCCGAGCAAGCTGCAAGATGGGAGAAGCCCATCGTGGCTGAGAGACGCAGGGCTGCTCAGTAATCTGTGAATGCGGTCTTTGTCTGCAGGGATTTATGAGTATGCCAGTTAAACTGAGGGAAAGCCTGTCTGTGCCCAGGCAGGAAGCTGCCATTCTGCCAAAGCCCTGTTGTGCACCAGCACCCAAGGCAGAGGCTACACCCGCTGCCTTCAGTGCCTGATCTCCACCGGCCGTGCTTACCAGCTCCGCACGAGGTGGGACCTGGGTGAGGCTGAGAAGCCCTGCCCGGAAGAAGGGAAGTAAGAGTGTGACtggccaggctgcccaggggcGGCAGCCAGCCCCATGCGCAGGGTGAAgcatggcagctgctgcagggcttggCCAGCATCTGTGATGGGAGGTGAGGATGTGGAACCACAGGGTGGAAGGCCCTCACCAGCCTGGCACTGCAATGCGGTCACCTGGGGTGCCCCGAGGCTGCCTGGCCTAACCAAACCTCTTCAGGCAGGGCCGGTCTGAGGGGGCCTGGGGCACCTGACAGAGcctggctgggggaggcagctgccttccccctTCCCATACCCCCATCCTCACCATCCAGCAGCAGGGACCCTCAGAGCGGCCGTAGACCAACAAAACCCAGTGACTGAAACTGCCTCTTGGCCAAGCTCCTGCACTGAGGAGGAGCCCACTGGAAGTGTCTTACACGTGCCCTGCTCTGCCAATTCCCAACTTGCAGAAACTGAGGGACAGCAGGGTTGCTGAGCTCCAAGGCTGCAGCTGGCCAGGCACTTACCCACGTGCTTAATTTTAAGTGAATGCTTCGATCCGCTGATGCCAAAGCTAactgtgctttgctgaatgTGAAACCTAAGTGAGTAAGCATGCAAAAATCTTTGGGCAaaagtgtttgggtttgttgggtttttttttccacttcctgCTTGGAACAAttaaaaagccatgaaaatggTGTGGGCTTCCAAGCTGCCCAGCATGAGGGAGCCTGTCCACTGCCTGAGCAAGGCAGGGGTAACGACTGCACTGACAAACACCCATAGAACAATTAACGAGTGTTTGGTTTTTAGGGGAAGCACAAcccaaagaggaaaggaaacaaacaaaagcaaagcatacAAGAGCCCTCTCTAACCTCAGGAGACAGGTCAGGGAACTCAATGtccttttcagagagaaaagcacaGGGCAAATCTCTCGCAGCATGTCAGTTGTACTTCCCGACGGGGAATGAACAGTAGGCATCGGAACCGCTCCTGCGTGGGGCGAAACTGgtgcacagcagcacagctctggaaGGCCCTTCTGCACTTAACGCTAGTATCAATCCATATGTTCCTTCTTATGACTTCTAATGATAGTATGGATAATTTTAGCCTAGAATGCTTTACTGTTTGCATATGCTAGCTTGTGAAACCTGCAGAGCTaggattttcaaagaattttctaactgaaatctgctgcttgctttaaacaaaaatcagaccaaaaaaaaatccctgttttaaagcagcaaatgcattttgagCTCTTGACTTTCTGTTAATCTAGATGTTGTATAAGATCTACTGTCACCGTGACCTCCCTCCTaatgaatcacagaaaacaggGTTGGAAGTCACATCAAATGGCCACGTCAGCTATCCTCATTCCTCACAGAAAAATGAGCTCTGCCCAAACTTCTCCTGAGAGGTGTTTGTCTGACCTGTCTTCAAACCTTCCAAGCGCAGGGAATTCGCAACCTATGCCTGGGCCTCAGAAAGCCCAGGAGAGAAAAACGGGAAGAAAACGGGAGaaccatttttccctttctgaagtCAAAGACAGTTTTATCTTCAAGTTCAACCCATGCAATTCCTCCCTAAAGGGCTGAGCTGTTTGGACAAACTAAAAGGAACTTTCATGCCAATAATTTGGTGCTTACAGTTAGTGTGGGAAAAGGTAACAGAAACGGAAGCTCTGCATGGTCATAAGGCCATGAAATTACTGACTTGGCAGATGCACATCTTGATTTCTATCACACGCGTCTTTAAATGGAATGCTTTTATCTCTCCTTATCTCCAAGCACATGTCTTCCTTTTCCTgatctctttggaaaaaagccttttttctcttgataTTTAGTTCCAAATAAAGTCTCTGGTAATCAACTTAAGGACACTTCTTCAACCCACTCCTGCTCTCGTATTTACATCAGTTGAGAGTACTTCCAAAGCAACTGTCAAGTGGAACGAGTCTGAATTTACAGTTACAACTATGcggaaaaaaatgaaatgcatgttTACCCACAAAGGCTGAACCGACATACCTCTCATCTCTTCAATGAATAAAACCCCACCTTGAGCATTGCTACAATTTTTACCTGCTTCCAACAAAACCAGGATCCCTATGGAGGAGAGGTCTGGGGTTGAGggattcagttttgttttgaaacctTGTGTCTGCTTCAGTCTGCATGGCTGTGAGTGATGCAGCATTGTAATTATCTTTCCAGGAGAGGCTCCTATCTGATAATGGACACTGTGTATGCAGGACCCACACCTTTGTGCAGAAAAACAGGACATTCCAAAGCTGTACggtaaatgttttcttttaattttttttaaaccatagGGAATTTAGTGCACTGATATAACCTATAGTTAAGTGAAATCATGTtcattggaggaaaaaagttaaaaccaaaaatctacaagattttgctttctcatGCATCTGATCTATGTAGCAAGCTTTCAAGATGTCAGCACAGTATATGCTTATTTTACCTCTGTGTTCAAGAAAATGTGGTCAGCCAAGTAATTTCAAAGAAGTCTATGGCATTTCAGTGGAACTGTTAAATTCAAGGCTGACTAAAAGCATGGAAATGCTTATTCCCTTTTAAGACTTTCCTGTGTCTAGTTTGAGGCCTTGGGGGGAAAAACATACTCAGCACTTTCTGAAAGTGATTCTCTTGTAAGGTCTGTCAAACATAGGTACCTAGGATCACCTGAGAATGCAAACATCTGAATTTTAcactttttacatttcagtggGCTCTGTGTAGCATTAGGGTATGCTGAAGGTTCTTGGAAACCCTCTGTGAGATACACAGGCTTATGCAAGCAGGATAACTACAGAAAGCAGCTAATTGTGGAGGCACTGAAAGCCTTTTAACCACTTTGTTCctgtccctctgccctgccctaGTCCTAGCTATGTTTCTCTTAAGTCTTCCAACGTCTATTTCACAGATTAGAAACCTGGGGCACGCACAAAGCAAGTAAATATGAGAGCTTCGGCTTTTCAGCTCCAGATAAGACAGTGCAGGAAATGGGAACAATCCCGGTAGGAAAACAACAGGATACAGAGCAGCAGTTCTTAAACTTGActcccacccccttcccccggCCTGGACTGTGTGCTCCTGCTCACTTGAGACACACTTACTGTAGGCGGAGGGACAGAGGACAGCCATAAAACACACATCTAGGAGGGGGCAGATTGCCAGggagctgccagagcagagTGAAGGACACCGGGCCGGGGGATGTGGTGTCTGGGGCAGGAATGGGATGAAGCTGTTCTTAAACACATCTGGTTGCAAGACGGGAGTCGAGAGTGGAGCAGAAGTAGCTCATGGCTGCCAAAAATCATTGAGCTTGTCCCACCACTTTTTAGCAAGGGCCTTTGGGGTGGATTAATCATTTCCCAGCACATCgtttttcctgttctctgcaatgtttgtttctctcctccccctcccctgtACAAG
Protein-coding sequences here:
- the LOC104637267 gene encoding uncharacterized protein LOC104637267 isoform X1; this encodes MTLEENGSVSDGKCSDASSLRMDLSNLVTWAHTHGTICNQIPSLEIVQNMGHPSKDNSVLWICGVGHAYHWQCGKLYIRSKEENEAVEKRKRLVSSEASSREANLDEKRFRRTSSFERAKADAVSTGSRSRSPGVTQQKDDTVYIIHNEPSPRENKKKSKSMKLCFAAEQHFSVSGGGVKTDRQKVKLENNEDLQIISDEEQYISDEDNQGVRINQNILLESPTKGGTAEVDLQMHHNQKMAFSKPTATQTSGFAPAGKPPLTLACILKSPISNQEGLDSRFLRIGPLNPAGSITETSKANNSSGSAILKEHIKSDPVSNSEAKAQLESPASVTFFEFEATVDVQQQFQLSPPECGTPGTGFSGNVSENPIEESEPSGSGHALHLSASLSPENKNTDYPPASSNKNVLKKLEKKRNRNTGDIKIFKDWLVLHCPSETREIYKLPPEDLDNYLALFYSSAKRQNGTDFSASSLHFFQSSIERHLKDHNYEYSVVRGLEFRASQEALKLKQQHLSQKEREGEWSILENLTDEDVEGLHKKGLLSKAHPQSFLHLMFTNIIRGFGASTHSRSHNLYWGQLVLRKNEGELEYLEWKDDLSIEGNAGELRPHLFARPDNPGNCPVTDYKEYAKRRPLDMLHDYDPLYLAPKPLCSVWDQVWYCRKSVTKAKIEKILKVIIQQVKGPVKKSKK
- the LOC104637267 gene encoding uncharacterized protein KIAA1958-like isoform X3 translates to MDLSNLVTWAHTHGTICNQIPSLEIVQNMGHPSKDNSVLWICGVGHAYHWQCGKLYIRSKEENEAVEKRKRLVSSEASSREANLDEKRFRRTSSFERAKADAVSTGSRSRSPGVTQQKDDTVYIIHNEPSPRENKKKSKSMKLCFAAEQHFSVSGGGVKTDRQKVKLENNEDLQIISDEEQYISDEDNQGVRINQNILLESPTKGGTAEVDLQMHHNQKMAFSKPTATQTSGFAPAGKPPLTLACILKSPISNQEGLDSRFLRIGPLNPAGSITETSKANNSSGSAILKEHIKSDPVSNSEAKAQLESPASVTFFEFEATVDVQQQFQLSPPECGTPGTGFSGNVSENPIEESEPSGSGHALHLSASLSPENKNTDYPPASSNKNVLKKLEKKRNRNTGDIKIFKDWLVLHCPSETREIYKLPPEDLDNYLALFYSSAKRQNGTDFSASSLHFFQSSIERHLKDHNYEYSVVRGLEFRASQEALKLKQQHLSQKEREGEWSILENLTDEDVEGLHKKGLLSKAHPQSFLHLMFTNIIRGFGASTHSRSHNLYWGQLVLRKNEGELEYLEWKDDLSIEGNAGELRPHLFARPDNPGNCPVTDYKEYAKRRPLDMLHDYDPLYLAPKPLCSVWDQVWYCRKSVTKAKIEKILKVIIQQVKGPVKKSKK
- the LOC104637267 gene encoding uncharacterized protein LOC104637267 isoform X2, coding for MNGSVSDGKCSDASSLRMDLSNLVTWAHTHGTICNQIPSLEIVQNMGHPSKDNSVLWICGVGHAYHWQCGKLYIRSKEENEAVEKRKRLVSSEASSREANLDEKRFRRTSSFERAKADAVSTGSRSRSPGVTQQKDDTVYIIHNEPSPRENKKKSKSMKLCFAAEQHFSVSGGGVKTDRQKVKLENNEDLQIISDEEQYISDEDNQGVRINQNILLESPTKGGTAEVDLQMHHNQKMAFSKPTATQTSGFAPAGKPPLTLACILKSPISNQEGLDSRFLRIGPLNPAGSITETSKANNSSGSAILKEHIKSDPVSNSEAKAQLESPASVTFFEFEATVDVQQQFQLSPPECGTPGTGFSGNVSENPIEESEPSGSGHALHLSASLSPENKNTDYPPASSNKNVLKKLEKKRNRNTGDIKIFKDWLVLHCPSETREIYKLPPEDLDNYLALFYSSAKRQNGTDFSASSLHFFQSSIERHLKDHNYEYSVVRGLEFRASQEALKLKQQHLSQKEREGEWSILENLTDEDVEGLHKKGLLSKAHPQSFLHLMFTNIIRGFGASTHSRSHNLYWGQLVLRKNEGELEYLEWKDDLSIEGNAGELRPHLFARPDNPGNCPVTDYKEYAKRRPLDMLHDYDPLYLAPKPLCSVWDQVWYCRKSVTKAKIEKILKVIIQQVKGPVKKSKK